A single Streptomyces mirabilis DNA region contains:
- a CDS encoding cytochrome P450, which translates to MDNVTAETTVPQIPTDREAEPVKWFDELRESHGVHWDESTNTWYVTRYDDVYDLLPDPRLGAQVETYCPPSLTEEQENTYWRVTEFIDRWPVFSDPPRHTGMRRLLLPLFTPAAVRQMVAAMTDSVAATSPTVTPDRLFADVVRPALAAGLSDLLDEEPDGLAQLADCATRILAVGPIETYNPGIGRLAEEALDELTGLVAQRCAAPRGVLASALSRALSDGTLDLLDATAIYAQLVSGALEPTAAAVARLLEALTGPESAAVDLKEDVDGAVDEALRLVTPFHLATRRALSDLTLHGHTVRAESRVVLVLVAANRDPRRFADPGTFRADRTGARHVAFGRGRHACLAAGLTRQVMREMMLQLASTGLLEELPRLTAVWKGDFGARFADDLVVTRDA; encoded by the coding sequence ATGGACAACGTAACGGCGGAGACCACGGTGCCGCAGATCCCGACGGACCGGGAAGCGGAACCGGTCAAGTGGTTCGACGAACTGCGTGAGTCGCACGGTGTGCACTGGGACGAGAGCACGAACACGTGGTACGTGACGCGATACGACGACGTGTACGACCTTCTGCCTGATCCCCGGCTCGGCGCCCAGGTGGAAACGTACTGCCCGCCCTCGCTGACGGAAGAGCAGGAGAACACCTACTGGCGGGTGACGGAGTTCATCGACCGCTGGCCCGTGTTCTCCGATCCGCCGCGGCACACCGGTATGCGGCGTCTGCTCCTGCCGCTGTTCACGCCCGCCGCCGTTCGGCAGATGGTCGCCGCGATGACGGATTCCGTCGCGGCGACGAGTCCCACGGTGACGCCTGACAGGCTGTTCGCCGATGTCGTCAGGCCGGCTCTGGCAGCCGGCCTGAGCGATCTCCTGGACGAGGAGCCGGACGGCCTGGCACAGCTCGCGGACTGCGCCACCCGGATCCTGGCCGTAGGGCCGATCGAGACGTACAACCCCGGCATCGGGCGGCTCGCGGAAGAGGCCCTGGACGAGCTGACCGGGCTCGTCGCGCAGCGCTGCGCGGCTCCCCGGGGGGTCCTCGCCTCGGCGCTGAGCCGCGCTCTGTCCGACGGGACGTTGGATCTTCTGGACGCGACCGCGATATACGCCCAGCTGGTGAGTGGCGCGCTGGAACCCACCGCGGCGGCTGTCGCACGCCTGTTGGAGGCGTTGACCGGCCCGGAGAGCGCCGCCGTCGACCTGAAGGAAGACGTCGACGGGGCCGTGGACGAGGCGCTGCGGCTGGTCACGCCCTTCCACTTGGCCACCAGGCGCGCGCTGTCCGATCTGACCCTGCACGGTCACACCGTACGGGCCGAGTCGCGCGTGGTCCTCGTACTCGTGGCGGCCAACCGCGACCCGAGGCGGTTCGCCGACCCGGGCACCTTCCGTGCGGACAGGACCGGGGCTCGCCATGTCGCCTTCGGGCGGGGCCGGCACGCGTGTCTGGCCGCCGGACTCACGCGGCAGGTCATGAGGGAGATGATGCTGCAACTCGCGTCGACCGGCCTGTTGGAGGAGCTGCCTCGGCTGACCGCGGTGTGGAAGGGGGACTTCGGGGCGCGTTTCGCCGACGACCTCGTGGTCACGCGGGACGCCTGA
- a CDS encoding YcaO-like family protein has translation MVEPNSLTALRPDSFQPDAESSEAGHARSFEETWDFLKPLLPRVPVTRVYDTTPLDYISSPVWSAVTPLAKDLMVSAGKGATPIGAKLSAVMEAIERVSAEEIPARRIVRGSYEELAPAAAVDPEDFSLPQDTTYRPDAVFSWTGAYDLAQGGHHLVPTDLVLNPSTEGMTARIETNGLASGNTYSEAVLHAVGELVERDAVSEEAFYSAHHDPVFSPRRPLRVISPESVPAGTAKELIDALTGQGLVVRIQDLTNVIDIPVIRVVLFDDGYFGQEGKVTYFPGYGADLQPERALLRALTEACQGHASFATGAREVFETGRARRRPAELKRLDSLYRNPGSLAFPQAKDGSGSILQNIHTVVGRLRDAGHEKCLVTELTREDLGVPVVRVLVPGLASPYGESSRTPTLRLLESVI, from the coding sequence ATGGTCGAACCGAACAGCCTGACAGCCCTGCGCCCGGACAGCTTTCAGCCTGATGCGGAAAGTTCGGAGGCCGGACACGCCAGAAGTTTCGAGGAGACGTGGGACTTCCTGAAACCACTGCTGCCCCGCGTCCCCGTCACGCGCGTGTACGACACCACCCCCCTGGATTACATCAGCTCCCCCGTGTGGTCGGCCGTGACCCCTCTGGCCAAAGACCTGATGGTGAGCGCGGGAAAGGGGGCGACGCCGATCGGGGCGAAGCTCAGCGCCGTCATGGAGGCGATCGAGCGCGTCTCGGCCGAGGAGATTCCGGCCCGCCGGATCGTCAGGGGTTCCTACGAGGAACTCGCTCCCGCCGCTGCGGTCGACCCGGAGGACTTCAGCCTGCCGCAGGACACGACGTACCGGCCCGACGCCGTTTTCTCCTGGACGGGAGCGTACGACCTGGCGCAGGGGGGCCATCATCTGGTGCCGACCGACCTCGTCCTCAATCCCTCCACGGAAGGCATGACAGCTCGGATCGAGACCAACGGGCTCGCCTCCGGAAATACGTATTCAGAGGCGGTCCTCCACGCGGTCGGTGAGCTTGTCGAGCGCGACGCGGTGTCGGAGGAAGCGTTCTACTCCGCTCACCACGACCCGGTTTTCTCTCCTCGTCGACCTTTGAGGGTCATATCTCCGGAGTCGGTTCCAGCCGGAACCGCGAAGGAGCTCATCGACGCGCTGACCGGTCAGGGTCTGGTTGTCCGGATACAGGATCTGACCAACGTGATCGACATTCCGGTCATCCGGGTCGTCCTTTTCGACGACGGCTACTTCGGGCAGGAGGGCAAGGTGACCTACTTCCCCGGGTACGGGGCCGACCTCCAGCCCGAACGGGCGCTGCTTCGCGCTCTCACCGAGGCGTGCCAAGGTCACGCCAGCTTCGCCACGGGTGCGCGAGAGGTGTTCGAGACCGGGCGCGCGCGGCGCAGGCCGGCCGAGCTGAAGCGGCTCGACTCTCTTTACCGGAACCCCGGCTCCCTGGCGTTCCCGCAGGCCAAGGACGGCAGCGGCAGCATCCTGCAGAACATACACACGGTCGTCGGCCGACTGCGGGACGCAGGACACGAAAAGTGCCTGGTGACAGAACTTACCCGCGAGGATCTCGGCGTGCCGGTGGTTCGTGTCCTGGTTCCGGGCCTCGCGTCTCCCTACGGTGAGAGTTCGCGCACCCCTACCCTCCGCCTGCTGGAATCGGTGATCTGA
- a CDS encoding TfuA-like protein, with amino-acid sequence MRTTIFTGPSLPPGEARALLPQAYVLPPAKRGDVYRARESGSSRILIIDGSFSQVLPVSPREVVEVARDGAQIVGASSMGAIRAAECWPVGVHGVGAVYRMYRSGLFDSDDPVVVATDPDDDHSAVSVALVNIRAAIRKLYGLKLITRSQGVELHRVAAESYYPDRVWRLLFKKAGIEDPSGVIGEVAASVDIKRVDALRAVRFLSLLPDGAPADGTDRRFSQGPRYSSHDPLLGHSREELDLSLPPFIFGTGRYQKYIRFLLAGQLDFAGLTTGSESKLSRNSSVEPALAGLFLDIPSLSANLMDKIHHFRQFETEVMLWHAVHRLKDHKTSRTEVTPPHETKVRDSIAKAHGYDNWDALTTDLRDDALPSGVPLDWIEEACHDLTLARS; translated from the coding sequence ATGAGAACCACCATATTCACCGGGCCGTCCCTGCCGCCGGGCGAGGCACGGGCCCTTCTGCCGCAGGCGTACGTCCTTCCCCCCGCGAAACGCGGCGACGTCTACCGGGCCAGAGAAAGCGGAAGCTCCCGGATCCTCATCATCGACGGATCGTTTTCGCAGGTGCTCCCGGTGTCACCCCGAGAGGTCGTCGAGGTGGCTCGCGACGGCGCTCAGATCGTCGGGGCGTCCAGTATGGGGGCCATACGGGCCGCGGAATGCTGGCCCGTCGGCGTCCACGGTGTCGGAGCCGTCTACAGGATGTACCGGTCCGGCCTCTTCGATTCGGACGACCCCGTGGTGGTCGCGACGGATCCCGACGACGACCACTCGGCGGTGAGCGTCGCCCTGGTCAATATCCGCGCGGCGATCAGAAAGCTGTACGGTCTCAAGCTGATCACCCGGTCCCAGGGTGTGGAGCTTCACCGGGTCGCCGCCGAATCGTACTATCCCGACCGGGTCTGGCGGCTTCTGTTCAAGAAGGCCGGGATCGAAGACCCGAGTGGCGTGATAGGTGAAGTCGCAGCCTCCGTCGACATCAAGAGGGTGGACGCACTGAGGGCTGTTCGCTTTCTTTCGCTCCTGCCCGACGGGGCACCTGCCGATGGAACCGACCGCCGATTCAGCCAAGGGCCGCGATACTCCTCGCACGACCCGCTTCTCGGCCACAGCCGTGAAGAACTCGATCTGTCACTCCCTCCGTTCATATTCGGAACCGGCCGGTATCAGAAATACATCCGGTTCCTGCTGGCCGGACAGCTCGATTTCGCAGGACTGACCACCGGGAGCGAGTCGAAGCTGTCCCGGAATTCCTCGGTCGAGCCGGCTCTCGCGGGCCTCTTCCTGGACATTCCGTCACTGTCCGCAAACCTGATGGACAAGATTCATCATTTCAGGCAGTTCGAGACGGAAGTGATGCTGTGGCATGCGGTTCACCGGCTGAAGGATCACAAGACGAGCCGCACGGAGGTGACACCCCCGCATGAGACCAAGGTCAGGGACTCGATAGCGAAGGCCCACGGCTATGACAACTGGGACGCGCTGACAACCGACTTGCGTGACGACGCTCTGCCCAGCGGGGTCCCCCTCGACTGGATCGAGGAAGCCTGTCACGACTTGACTCTCGCCAGGTCCTGA
- a CDS encoding SWIM zinc finger family protein, translated as MSGSEEETRPVAGGVDVPDAEPSRPAAVPRPADVARRALRAARERDTRVATAGEEPGSRSDGMTSPSARPGDVARQALRRAATRGSDPHPGPSPGADTVPDPETDSGAEPGPIRPPARAETADAPSADVPATGTRPGDIAREALRAARTEARQARTAAEIKGVESAHRSADRASAGSRARRDRRDHDRGGRVRDVREVLAEAFELPGSEAPREATATGRPAHIDAKTDTEPDAKTDTEPDAEPDAEKRHRRSAHPAHQTQPRLGEPSMLPSAAALPRSMASPRRDGELRRTFEALPARTSHPDAHTFAETWWGNAWVSALEEGALDAARLARGRAYADQGHVDAITVTPGLVLAYVHGSRPRPYRVQVRLRTLDDGDWDRFLDAAAERPGHIAALLDKEMPKSLADCGVDLLPGPGDLAPQCSCPDHGHPCKHAAALCYQTARLLDEDPFVLLLLRGRGERELLDALSRRNATRAARAAQEHQSAPLPGVRARDALARRVLPPLPAPLPAPAHPEQPPTYPGAPGGPDPFALDQLATDAAARAHALLTTGRDPVAELTLWQDAVRLAAARPGSGLTAATRALYSSLASAAGRTPADLARAVAAWRQGGLEGLTVLEEPWDPPAGRFDRARPLLLAADLPAFRPWRNHLTHPRGHAQLRLGHDGLWYAYESEPGHEDWWPRGTPDLDPVGALTGLGAPGEL; from the coding sequence GTGAGCGGATCCGAGGAGGAGACGCGACCGGTGGCCGGGGGCGTGGACGTGCCGGACGCCGAGCCGTCACGTCCGGCGGCCGTGCCGCGCCCCGCCGACGTGGCGCGTCGCGCGCTGCGAGCCGCGCGGGAGCGCGACACCCGGGTTGCGACGGCAGGGGAGGAGCCGGGTTCGCGGTCCGACGGGATGACCTCCCCGTCGGCCCGACCGGGTGACGTGGCCAGGCAGGCCCTGCGCCGGGCCGCCACGAGGGGGAGCGATCCGCACCCGGGCCCCAGTCCGGGTGCGGACACCGTCCCGGATCCGGAGACCGACTCGGGCGCCGAACCCGGCCCGATACGGCCTCCGGCCCGAGCGGAGACGGCGGACGCCCCGTCCGCCGACGTGCCCGCAACCGGCACGCGTCCGGGTGACATCGCCCGCGAGGCCCTGCGCGCCGCGCGCACGGAGGCCAGACAGGCGCGGACGGCGGCGGAAATCAAGGGAGTCGAGAGCGCGCACCGGTCCGCCGACCGCGCGTCGGCCGGTTCGCGAGCCCGGCGCGACCGACGGGACCACGACCGGGGAGGCCGGGTCCGGGACGTACGAGAGGTGCTCGCGGAGGCCTTCGAGCTGCCCGGCTCCGAAGCGCCGCGCGAGGCAACCGCCACCGGACGTCCGGCGCACATCGACGCCAAGACCGACACCGAGCCCGACGCCAAGACCGACACCGAGCCCGACGCCGAGCCCGACGCCGAGAAGCGGCACCGCAGGTCGGCGCACCCGGCGCACCAGACGCAGCCCCGGCTCGGCGAGCCGAGCATGCTCCCGTCGGCCGCCGCCCTGCCACGCTCCATGGCATCCCCGCGCCGTGACGGCGAGCTGCGCCGCACGTTCGAAGCGCTCCCCGCCCGCACCTCGCACCCGGACGCGCACACCTTCGCGGAGACCTGGTGGGGCAACGCCTGGGTGAGCGCCCTCGAAGAAGGGGCCCTGGACGCGGCGCGGCTGGCGCGCGGACGGGCTTACGCCGACCAGGGGCACGTCGACGCCATCACCGTCACACCGGGACTCGTGCTCGCTTATGTCCACGGGAGCCGCCCGCGGCCGTACCGCGTCCAGGTCCGGCTGCGGACGCTGGACGACGGCGACTGGGACCGTTTCCTCGACGCGGCCGCCGAGCGCCCCGGGCACATCGCGGCGCTCCTCGACAAGGAGATGCCCAAGTCGCTCGCGGACTGCGGAGTCGACCTGCTCCCCGGCCCCGGCGACCTCGCACCCCAGTGCAGCTGCCCCGACCACGGCCACCCCTGCAAACACGCCGCCGCCCTCTGCTACCAGACGGCACGTCTGCTCGACGAGGACCCCTTCGTACTGCTTCTGCTGCGCGGCAGGGGCGAGCGCGAGCTGCTGGACGCGCTGTCCCGCCGCAACGCCACCCGCGCGGCCCGTGCCGCCCAGGAACACCAGTCGGCGCCGCTGCCCGGTGTACGGGCCCGTGACGCCCTCGCACGCCGGGTGCTGCCGCCCCTCCCGGCGCCGCTGCCCGCACCCGCGCACCCCGAGCAGCCGCCGACCTACCCGGGCGCGCCGGGCGGCCCCGACCCGTTCGCGCTGGACCAGCTCGCCACGGACGCGGCCGCCCGCGCGCACGCGCTGCTCACCACAGGCCGTGACCCGGTCGCGGAGCTGACGCTCTGGCAGGACGCGGTACGGCTGGCCGCCGCCCGCCCAGGTTCCGGCCTCACCGCCGCGACCCGCGCCCTCTACTCCTCGCTGGCCTCCGCCGCCGGCCGCACCCCGGCCGACCTGGCACGCGCGGTCGCCGCCTGGCGGCAGGGCGGGCTCGAAGGGCTGACCGTCCTCGAAGAACCCTGGGACCCGCCCGCGGGACGCTTCGACCGCGCCCGCCCGCTCCTCCTCGCCGCCGACCTCCCCGCCTTCCGCCCCTGGCGCAACCACCTCACCCACCCCCGCGGCCACGCCCAGCTCCGCCTGGGCCACGACGGCCTCTGGTACGCCTACGAATCGGAACCGGGCCATGAGGACTGGTGGCCCCGGGGCACCCCCGACCTCGACCCGGTCGGCGCCCTGACCGGCCTCGGCGCACCGGGCGAGCTCTGA
- a CDS encoding DEAD/DEAH box helicase, whose product MGDEAVWTDTAVPVRLAAVFLPAPVPRQGRVAFWDPEGGPLPSDGGAGSVPPAESTTSAEPIELTVVRPHGSGARRGTVPALTLPIAEALPLLAGARHDRAAHPATTCWGAAALHALRLVARGRLLPGLTPEGHDAWRAGPLGPDDIAHLRAVAAALPYEGHAVTLPGKGPLRLPDPEALMRSFLDAVADTLPRTPAAPHTSGKPFAAGEPQRLPGAHDWAAEVAAGMDAGVRISLRLDLSAYQLFDDGEDAHRAGAAVVQVHSLADPTLVVDAAALWAGDADTAFGPRARVDAALAVRRAARVWPPLDRLSEQDVPDVLALSEEELSDLLGIVATRLGAAGVAVHWPRDLAHDLSAAAVVRPAPGSATDGTGFFESEELLQFRWQLALGGDPLTEAEMDALAEAHRPVVRLRDQWVLVDPALVRKARKRELGLLDPVDALSVALTGTAEVDGETVEAVPVGALATLRDRLTAGITPVEPPPGLQARLRDYQLRGLAWLDLMTSLGLGGCLADDMGLGKTITVIALHLRRDRGEPTLVVCPASLMGNWQREITRFAPGVPVRRFHGPDRTLEDLDGGFVLTTYGTMRSAAPRLAQQTWGMVVADEAQHVKNPYSATAKALRTIPSPARVALTGTPVENNLSELWALLDWTTPGLLGPLKSFRARHARAVENGEDEEAIARLARLIRPFLLRRKKSDPGIVPELPPKTETDHPVPLTREQASLYEAVVRESMLAIETTEGIARRGLVLKLLTSLKQICNHPALFLKEDARASAHGPSARSGKLALLDELLDTLLAEDGSALVFTQYVGMARLITAHLAARAVPVELLHGGTPVAEREHMVDRFQSGATPILVLSLKAAGTGLNLTRAGHVVHFDRWWNPAVEEQATDRAYRIGQTQPVQVHRLITEGTVEDRIAEMLEAKRALADAILGSGEASLTELTDRELSDLVSLRRSS is encoded by the coding sequence ATGGGCGACGAGGCCGTGTGGACCGATACGGCTGTGCCGGTGCGGCTTGCCGCCGTCTTCCTGCCCGCACCCGTGCCCCGCCAGGGGCGCGTCGCCTTCTGGGACCCGGAGGGCGGGCCGCTGCCGTCCGACGGCGGCGCCGGGAGCGTGCCGCCCGCCGAGAGCACGACGTCCGCCGAGCCGATCGAGCTGACGGTGGTACGACCGCACGGCTCCGGAGCCCGCCGCGGCACCGTCCCCGCGCTGACCCTGCCGATCGCCGAGGCCCTCCCGCTGCTTGCCGGGGCCCGCCACGACCGCGCCGCGCATCCGGCCACGACCTGCTGGGGCGCGGCCGCGCTGCACGCGCTGCGGCTCGTCGCGCGGGGCCGGCTGCTGCCCGGGCTCACCCCCGAGGGCCACGACGCCTGGCGCGCGGGCCCACTGGGCCCGGACGACATCGCCCACCTGCGGGCCGTGGCCGCCGCCCTCCCGTACGAAGGGCATGCCGTCACGCTCCCCGGCAAGGGCCCCCTCCGGCTGCCCGACCCGGAAGCGCTGATGCGCTCCTTCCTGGACGCGGTCGCCGACACCCTGCCGCGCACCCCCGCCGCTCCCCACACCTCAGGGAAACCCTTCGCGGCCGGCGAGCCGCAGCGGCTGCCCGGAGCCCACGACTGGGCCGCCGAGGTCGCCGCGGGCATGGACGCGGGCGTACGGATCTCGCTCCGCCTGGACCTGTCGGCGTACCAGCTCTTCGACGACGGCGAGGACGCGCACCGCGCGGGCGCCGCCGTCGTCCAGGTGCACAGCCTCGCCGACCCCACCCTCGTCGTCGACGCCGCGGCCCTGTGGGCGGGCGACGCCGACACGGCCTTCGGCCCCCGCGCGCGTGTGGACGCGGCGCTCGCCGTGCGCCGCGCGGCCCGCGTCTGGCCGCCCCTGGACCGTCTGTCCGAACAGGACGTGCCCGACGTCCTCGCACTCTCCGAGGAGGAGCTCTCCGACCTGCTGGGCATCGTCGCGACCCGCCTCGGCGCGGCCGGAGTCGCCGTCCACTGGCCCCGCGACCTCGCCCACGACCTCAGCGCCGCCGCGGTGGTGCGCCCCGCGCCCGGCTCGGCCACCGACGGCACCGGGTTCTTCGAGAGCGAGGAACTGCTCCAGTTCCGCTGGCAGTTGGCCCTCGGCGGTGACCCGCTCACCGAGGCCGAGATGGACGCCCTCGCCGAGGCCCACCGTCCGGTCGTCCGGCTGCGCGATCAGTGGGTCCTCGTCGACCCCGCGCTCGTCCGCAAGGCCCGCAAGCGGGAGCTGGGCCTGCTCGACCCGGTCGACGCCCTGTCCGTGGCGCTCACCGGCACCGCGGAGGTCGACGGCGAGACGGTCGAGGCGGTGCCTGTCGGCGCCCTCGCCACGCTGCGCGACCGCCTGACGGCCGGCATCACCCCCGTGGAACCGCCCCCGGGTCTCCAGGCCCGGCTGCGGGACTACCAACTGCGGGGCCTCGCCTGGCTCGACCTCATGACCTCGCTCGGCCTCGGCGGCTGCCTCGCCGACGACATGGGCCTCGGCAAGACCATCACCGTCATCGCCCTGCACCTGCGCCGGGACCGCGGCGAACCCACCCTGGTCGTCTGCCCGGCATCGCTCATGGGTAACTGGCAGCGGGAGATCACCCGCTTCGCGCCCGGCGTCCCCGTCCGCCGCTTCCACGGCCCCGACCGCACCCTGGAGGACCTCGACGGCGGTTTCGTCCTCACCACCTACGGCACGATGCGCTCGGCCGCGCCCCGGCTCGCCCAGCAGACGTGGGGCATGGTCGTCGCGGACGAGGCCCAGCACGTCAAGAACCCCTACTCGGCGACGGCGAAGGCCCTACGGACGATCCCGTCCCCCGCGCGCGTGGCCCTCACCGGCACCCCCGTGGAGAACAACCTCTCCGAGCTGTGGGCCCTGCTGGACTGGACGACCCCCGGCCTGCTCGGCCCCCTCAAGTCCTTCCGCGCCCGACACGCCCGCGCCGTGGAGAACGGCGAGGACGAGGAGGCGATCGCCCGCCTCGCCCGGCTGATCCGTCCCTTCCTGCTCCGCCGCAAGAAGTCCGACCCCGGGATCGTCCCCGAGCTCCCGCCCAAGACGGAGACGGACCACCCGGTCCCCCTGACCCGCGAGCAGGCCTCCCTCTACGAGGCCGTGGTCCGCGAGTCGATGCTCGCCATCGAGACGACCGAGGGCATCGCCCGCCGCGGCCTGGTCCTGAAGCTCCTCACCTCCCTCAAGCAGATCTGCAACCACCCGGCGCTGTTCCTGAAGGAGGACGCCCGGGCGTCCGCCCACGGACCCTCCGCCCGCTCCGGCAAGCTCGCCCTGCTCGACGAGCTGCTGGACACACTGCTCGCCGAGGACGGCTCGGCGCTGGTCTTCACCCAGTACGTGGGCATGGCCCGACTGATCACCGCCCACCTGGCCGCGCGCGCCGTCCCGGTGGAGCTCCTGCACGGCGGCACCCCGGTCGCCGAACGCGAGCACATGGTGGACCGCTTCCAGAGCGGGGCCACCCCGATCCTGGTGTTGTCCCTCAAGGCCGCGGGCACCGGCCTGAACCTCACCCGGGCGGGCCACGTCGTCCACTTCGACCGCTGGTGGAACCCGGCCGTCGAGGAACAGGCCACCGACCGCGCCTACCGCATCGGCCAGACCCAGCCCGTCCAGGTCCACCGCCTCATCACCGAGGGCACGGTCGAGGACCGCATCGCCGAGATGCTCGAAGCGAAGCGGGCGCTCGCCGACGCCATCCTGGGCTCCGGAGAGGCGTCCCTGACCGAACTGACCGACCGCGAGCTGTCGGACCTGGTGTCACTGCGGAGGTCGTCGTGA
- a CDS encoding sugar kinase, with amino-acid sequence MTASLPRQASPPDEPQRPPEDPRRKFRRRALTLLIIVLLIGVPAGYLVISANQSRDSGKQKEEKYSATGLTVGWPSRVQLRLYQVPIPLNAVAVASYETNNWKTSRFYVQFATNGPGLEQFLAEIGTSRDKLRKNDIAISARDQKVVGWKFTGPGSWWGLVHEQKDPAPTQDIVVNWPQPGRAMVYVVSRTIP; translated from the coding sequence GTGACGGCCTCGCTGCCGCGCCAGGCCTCACCTCCGGACGAGCCCCAGCGCCCGCCGGAGGACCCGCGCCGCAAGTTCCGCCGCCGTGCCCTGACGCTGCTGATCATCGTGCTGCTCATCGGCGTCCCGGCCGGCTACCTGGTCATCTCCGCCAACCAGAGCCGCGACAGCGGCAAGCAGAAGGAGGAGAAGTACTCGGCGACCGGCCTCACCGTGGGCTGGCCCTCGCGCGTCCAGCTCCGCCTCTACCAGGTGCCGATCCCGCTGAACGCCGTCGCCGTCGCCTCCTACGAGACGAACAACTGGAAGACCAGTCGCTTCTACGTGCAGTTCGCCACCAACGGCCCGGGCCTGGAGCAGTTCCTCGCGGAGATCGGCACCAGCCGGGACAAACTGCGCAAGAACGACATCGCCATCAGTGCCCGCGACCAGAAGGTCGTCGGCTGGAAGTTCACGGGCCCCGGCTCGTGGTGGGGCCTCGTCCACGAACAGAAGGACCCGGCGCCCACCCAGGACATCGTCGTGAACTGGCCCCAGCCCGGGCGCGCCATGGTCTACGTCGTCTCCCGCACGATCCCCTGA
- a CDS encoding ROK family glucokinase, whose protein sequence is MSTYRDLAHRGSARATVLRTVGTRERRSHLTAPRVPTVGIDIGGTKVMAGVVDADGNILEKLRAETPDKSKSPKVVEDTIVELVLDLSDRHDVHAVGIGAAGWVDAERNRVLFAPHLSWRNEPLRDRLAGRLAVPVLVDNDANAAAWAEWRFGAGRGEDNLVMITLGTGIGGALLEDGQVKRGKFGVAGEFGHMQVVPGGHRCPCGNRGCWEQYSSGNALVREARELAAADSPVAYGIIEHVKGNIGDITGPMITELAREGDAMCIELLQDIGQWLGVGIANLAAALDPSCFVIGGGVSAADDLLIGPARDAFRRHLTGRGYRPEARIARAQLGPEAGMVGAADLARLVARRFRRAKRRRVERYERYERYSESRRTTQGTL, encoded by the coding sequence ATGAGCACCTACCGCGACCTCGCACACCGCGGCTCCGCGCGGGCCACTGTCCTGCGGACCGTGGGGACGCGTGAACGCCGTTCCCACCTGACGGCGCCCCGCGTCCCCACCGTCGGTATCGACATCGGCGGCACGAAGGTGATGGCGGGCGTCGTCGACGCCGACGGCAACATCCTGGAGAAGCTCCGCGCCGAGACGCCGGACAAGTCCAAGAGCCCCAAGGTCGTCGAGGACACCATCGTGGAGCTGGTCCTGGACCTCTCCGACCGGCACGACGTGCACGCCGTCGGCATCGGCGCGGCCGGCTGGGTCGACGCCGAGCGCAACCGCGTCCTGTTCGCCCCCCACCTCTCCTGGCGCAACGAGCCGCTGCGCGACCGCCTCGCCGGACGGCTCGCCGTCCCGGTTCTGGTCGACAACGACGCCAACGCCGCCGCCTGGGCGGAGTGGCGGTTCGGCGCGGGGCGTGGCGAGGACAACCTCGTCATGATCACGCTCGGCACCGGCATCGGCGGCGCGCTGCTGGAGGACGGCCAGGTCAAGCGCGGCAAGTTCGGCGTCGCGGGCGAGTTCGGTCACATGCAGGTGGTCCCCGGCGGCCACCGCTGTCCGTGCGGCAACCGCGGCTGCTGGGAGCAGTACAGCTCCGGCAACGCGCTGGTCCGTGAGGCCCGTGAACTCGCCGCCGCGGACTCTCCGGTCGCGTACGGGATCATCGAGCACGTCAAGGGCAACATCGGCGACATCACCGGCCCGATGATCACCGAGCTCGCCCGCGAGGGCGACGCCATGTGCATCGAGCTGCTCCAGGACATCGGCCAGTGGCTCGGCGTCGGCATCGCCAACCTGGCGGCGGCCCTGGACCCCTCCTGCTTCGTCATCGGCGGCGGCGTCAGCGCGGCCGACGACCTCCTCATCGGACCCGCGCGCGACGCCTTCCGCCGCCACCTGACCGGCCGCGGCTACCGCCCCGAGGCCCGTATCGCCCGCGCCCAGCTCGGCCCCGAAGCGGGCATGGTCGGCGCCGCCGACCTCGCCCGCCTCGTCGCCCGCCGCTTCCGCCGCGCCAAGCGCCGCCGTGTGGAGCGCTACGAGCGGTACGAGCGCTACTCCGAGTCCCGCCGTACGACCCAGGGGACGCTGTGA